The segment GCGAAAGCGACCGTTGCCAAGCCTGCTGCCAAGGCTCCCGCTGCTAAGGCTCCCGCTGCCAAGCCCGTTGCTCCGAAGGCCCCTGTTGCTGCCGCCCCTGCCAAAGCCCCCGTTGCTGCTGTCAAGCCGGCCGTGAAGGCCGCTGCACCCGCGCCGAAGGTCGAGGAAAAGAAGGTTGTGACCCAGCGCCAGGGCTTCAAGGCCAACGAATTCGTCGTCTATCCCGCTCACGGCGTCGGCCAGATCCTGGCCATCGAGGAGCAGGAAATCGCGGGTGCGAAGCTCGAGCTGTTCGTCATCAACTTCATCAAGGACAAGATGACGCTGCGCGTTCCGACCGCCAAGGTCGCCAACGTCGGCATGCGCAAGCTGTCCGAGCCCGCGCTGGTCAAGAAGGCGCTGGAGACATTGAAGGGCCGCGCCCGTGTCAAGCGCACGATGTGGTCGCGTCGCGCCCAGGAATACGAAGCGAAGATCAATTCGGGCGACATCGTCGCGATCGCGGAAGTCGTGCGCGATCTCTATCGCTCCGAGTCGCAGCCCGAGCAGTCCTACAGCGAACGCCAGCTCTATGAAGCGGCGCTCGATCGCCTCTCCCGCGAGATCGCGGTGGTACAGCACTCGACCGAGACCGAAGCGGTCAAGGAGATCGAGGCCCAGCTCGCCAAGAGCCCGCGCCGCACCGGTGCCAAGGCGGAAGCCGCCGAAGGCGAGACGGATGCCGAGGGCGATACCGACGATACCGATGGCGACGACACCACGGTCGCCGACGAGGCTGCGTAAGCGCTTCGCGATCGTCGATCGCAACAGATCAAAAGCCCGGCCGAGAGGTCGGGCTTTTTGTTTGATGCATGCGACGATGATCCTCTCACTTGCCGCGAGATCTCTCCATGCCGCGCTACTTGACGCGAGCAAGCCTCGCCGCTCTTTGATCGAGGATCTCCAGAAAACTCTGCTGCGCAGGCGTAAACGGCTGATTCTTGCGATAGGTCAAACCGATCGCACGTGAATTGGCGGGGAGCTCGATCGAGAGAGCCTTCAGTCCTCTCGCAATGGTTTTCAGCTTTGTGGGCGAGTAGGTCAGCAGTGCGATGACGTCACTGTTCATGACCATCTGCTCGGCAAGCGCAAAGGTGACGATCTCGCAGGTCTGTGATGGCGGCACCAAACCCTGTCCGATCAGCAGTTCCTCGAAATAGCGCCGCGTCGGCGTGCCGTGCGGTGCAACGACCCAGTTTTCGCCGACGAGATCTTTCAGCTTGCGGCGGCCCTTGGCCAGACGATGATCCGCGCGCGCGATTATGGCGAAGAACTCATCGTAGAGATGCCGCTCCTCGAGGACGTCATAAGGCGGCGGCTGGCGCAGCGGGCCGATGACGAAGTCCAGCTCGCCCTGACGCAATCCGTCGATCAAGGCGGCATAGCTGCCGGTGACGGCCTGAAGGCGGACATGCCGATGCCGGCTCAGCATCTTGCCGAACACCTTGACCACCATGTCCTGCTCGGAGAACGGCAACAGGCCGACGGCAACGCGTCCTGTCACCTTGCCGGACAACGCCTCGAGCTGTTCCGGCAGCGTCATCACATCCATCAGCAGCTTCGTGTGCAGGTCGGCCAGGATGACGGCGTCGCCCGTTGTCTTCATGCCGGACCGCGTGCGCTCGAATGGCGGCCTGCCTGTTGCTGCCGCGATCCGGCCGAGCGCGCGGCTGATGTCCGGTTGTGATCGTTCCAGATATTCGGCCGCGGCCGACACGTTGCCGGTCTTCCTGACCGCGCTGACTGCGTTGAGCAGCTCCCAGGCAAGGTGATGGCCGAGATCGGCAATACGCGCGCCTGTGGCCCTCAGCGCCTCCTGCGCGCTCTCAATGTTCGACATCATGTGGCGGCAGCGCGCGATGACAATCTCGCCCTGCGACGTCGGCTCCATCCCGGTCCAGCCACGCGCGAACAGTTGCTGGCGCAGGCCGCCTTCGACCTCGGCGATGGCGCGGGACAGGCTGCTTTGGCTGGCGTTCAGCTGCTCGCTTGCGCGCGCAAGGCTGGCGCAACTCGCCACCGCGCTGATGACCCGCACCTGCTTGATGGTGAGGATGGGTGTTCGTTTCACGTGGGTGTTCTGGGCCTGCTGCCGGACCGATGCCTTCGGACGATCGGAGCAATATTCACTTTTTGCAAGGTCTATTTCAAAGCCTGCATAATTGCCCGCTGCCCTATTCTGCTAGCTAGAGACGATAATCATCGCGCCGCCGACGCGCCGGCGTCGCCCGGGAGGTCTCATGTCCGGCAAGGGTATCGATGCCGTCGTGCTCGCGCGCCGCGGCTTGACCGATCGCATCGCCGAATTCTGGATCGGACGCGCGGATGGCCACCCTCTGTCGATGGCGGAATCCGGCAGTCATATCGAGCTGCATTTCGGTGGCGGCAAACATCATTTCGCGCGGCACTATTCGATCGTCGGTCCGCTCACGCTTCACGATGCTCCCGAGCCCTTCTGGCGGATTGCCGTTCAGCGCGAGGATCGATCCCGCGGCTCCGCCTTCATTCACGACAATTTCGGTCCCGGTACGGCATTGACCGTTTCGCGGCCGATCAACGCCTTCAGACTGGCTCGCCATCAGGCGAACAGATTGCTGGTCGCCGGCGGCATCGGCGTCACACCCATGCTTGCGATGGCGCGTTCGCTGCGGATGCGGAATCTCGACTTCTCGATGTTCTATGCGGGCCAGGAGCGCTCCGCGATGGCCTATGTCGGAGAGCTGGGAGGCCTGTGCGGCAATCGCCTGACCCTCCACGAGAGTCGGCGTGACGGCATTCCCGGTTTCACCGGCCTGCTGTCCGGCCAACCCGCCGGGACCGAAGTCTATGTCTGCGGACCTGGCGCGATGATCGAGGCTTTGCGTGAGGCCGCATCCGCACTCGGCTGGCGCAAGGAGCGCGTCCGCTTCGAAGTCTTCAATGCGGCCCACAGGCCTGATGACAGAGATTTTGAGGTGCGGCTGTCGAGTGGCCACCGTGTGAAGGTTGGCGCCGGCATGACCATCCTCGAGACGCTCGAGCTCGCCGGCGTCGACACATTGTCGAGCTGCCGCCGCGGCGAGTGCGGTCTCTGCGTCACCGACGTCGCGGAATACGACGGCGAGCTTGACCACCGCGACCGCTATTTCAGCGACGAACAACATCGCGGAGGCCAGCAGATCGCGATCTGCTGCTCGCGGATCACCGGCCGCGCGCTTGCCCTCAACATTTAGCCCAACAAGGAAGGGTGCCGATGGATACGATCGACCTGTCCGGACCAACCGACGAGGCCATCTTTGCCGCGATGGAGCCGCAGGAGCCCGGCGATTTCGCTAACCACGCCACGCCGCTGATCCGCCATTGCTGGTATGCCTGCGCGCGCGCGAGCGAGATCGGCCGCACGCCGCTGGCGCGCAAATTGCTCGGGATCGATGTCGCGTTGTTCCGCACCGAAGCTGGCGCGCCGGTCGCGATGCGCAACCGCTGCCCGCATCGGTCCTTTCCGCTCGCCCGCGGCAAGCTCGTCGGTGACCGGCTGGTCTGCGGCTATCACGGCATGGAGTTCGGACCCGACGGGATCTGCGCCCATATGCCGGCACTCACCCAGGCGCCCGCGACCGCAACTGTCCAGACCTTTCCGATCGCGGACCGTGGGCCGCTCACCTGGATCTGGATGGGTGCGCCTGATCTCGCCGACGAAGCGCTGATCCCGGACACCTCGTGGCTCAGCGATCCCGCCTGGGGAACGGTGACCGGCAGCTTCCACATCAAATCCGACTACGTGGCGATGCACGAAAACCTGATCGACCAGACTCACTTTCCGTTCCTGCATCCGGGTACGGTGGGCACGCCGGAATACGCACGCTCGAAGCTCAGCGTCTCCACCGAGAACAACCAGGTGGTCATTCGCCGCGAGCTGAAGGACGCCCCGCCCCCGGGCGTCTACGGCAAACCGGCCAACATCATGCACAAGCGGGTCGATCGTGCGTCCGAGGCGCGCTTCGTCTCGCCTGCGCTTCACACCGCCTTTGCCAGCGTCCGCGATCCCGCGCCCGATCCGGGGCAGCCCTCGCTCTACCGTTACAACATCACCCACGTCTTCACGCCGGAGACCAACAATTCCATCCATTATTGGTGGTTCAACTCGCGCGACTATCGACCGGTTGATTCCGAGATCGACAAGTTCATGTTCGAGGCGCATTCGCAGGCCTATCACGAGGATGTCGAGGCCCTCGAATGGATCAGCGAGGTCGTACGGACCGACGGCGAGGCGCAATTCGATCTGAGCTTTGCGCCCGACAAGCCCGGCCTTATGGCCCGCCGCATCATGTATCGACTGTCTGCAAAGGAAGCGCGCTGAGCGCAGCGCAATCACTACGGATGACCAAAACAAAATTGAAGGGGAGAGACGCGTGAGCAAGCAATTGAACGTCTGGTGGATGGCTGCAGCGACGGCGCTGGGGCTGGCGACCGCGGCACAGGCTGCGGATCCCATCAAGATCGGTGTGATCATTCCAATGACCGGGCCGTTCCAATCGAACGGCAAGCAGATCGAAGCCGCCATCAAGACCTATACCAAGGAGAAGGGCGACACGGTCGCCGGCCGCAAGATCGAGTTCATCCTTCGCGACGATCGCGGCGCGCCGGATATCGCCAACCGGTTCGCCCAGGAGCTTCTCGCGCAGGACCGCGTCTCGATCCTGACAGGATTTGGCAACACGCCTGCGGCGCTCTCGGCGGCGGCATTCGCCGCCAAGGCCAAGGTACCGCAAGTGATCATGGTCGCAGCGACATCGTCGATCGTGGAAAAATCGCCCTACATCGTGCGGACCTCGCAATCGATCCCTCAGATCGCAAGCGTCATCGGCGAGTGGGCGCCGAAATCGGGTTCGAAGACTTTTGTGAGTATCGTGTCTGAGTACGGGCCGGGACTAGATGCCGAGGAATGGTTTGCCAAGACCGTCGAAGCGCATGGCGGCCGCGTGATCGAGAAACTGAAGGTACCGCTCGCCAACCCGGATTTCGCGCCGTTTCTCCAGCGCGCCGCCGATGCCAAGCCGGACGCACTCTTCGTGTTCGTTCCCACAGGTGCAGGCGGCAACTTCATGAAGCAGTTCGTCGAACGCGGCCTGGACAAGGCCGGCATGAAGCTGGTCGCGATGTCGGACCTGACCGACGATGATCTCCTCAACAACATGGGGGATGCAGCTGTTGGGGCCGTCACGGGCGGCCCCTATTCGGCGAGCCACGACTCGCCCGAGAACAAGGCCTTCGTCGCCCAGTTCAAGGCGGCCAATCCCGGCATGCGCCCCAACGTCGTCGCCGTGAGTGCTTGGGACGCTCTCGAACTGATCTATCGCGCCGTGGAGGCGACCAAGGGTGACACCAATGGCGATGCCCTCATCGCTGCCATGAAAGGGCAGAGCTGGAACAGTCCGCGCGGACCGATCTCGATCGATCCGGCGACCCGCGACATCGTCCAGAACATCTATATGCGCAAGGTCGAGCGCCACGACGGCGAGCTCTACAACATGGAGTTCGAAACTTTTCCGAACGTGAAGGATCCGGCGCATGGCGCGTCGGAAGGCAAATGACGGACCGCGGTCATATGAACGTCTCCTTGAACGCTGCGATCCGGGCCGACACGGTGGGCAGCCTGCTGCGACCGGATTATCTCCACGCGGCGCGGCGACGCTTTGAGCTGGGCGAGATCGATGCAGCGGCGCTGCATCGGACAGAAGACCGCGCGATCGCCGAAATCATCGCCTACCAGGAGGGGCTCGGGCTCCCCGTCGTCACCGACGGGGAGTTCCGGCGCGAGAACTGGTGGATTGACTTCGTCCGCAAGCTCGAGGGCGTCGAGATCGTCGCAGGCGGCGGGACCGCTTTCGCAACCAATGAGGCTCCGCGATATGTGCCGAAGTCGGTGCGGGTCTCGGGTCGTGTCGGCGCCGCCGCGCCGATCCTTACCGACGATTTCCGCTTCGTCCAGAAGCATGCCAAGACCGTTGCCAAGATCGCCGTGCCGTCGCCGACGCGGTTGCATTTCCATGGCGGTCGCAAGTCTGTCTCGGCAGAGGTTTATCCCGACATCGAGGCCTTCTTCGGCGATGTTGCGGCGGTGTACCGCCGCGAAATTGCCGCGCTGGAGGCCGCCGGCTGCCGCTACATACAGATCGACGATCCTTTGCTCAGCTATTTCCTTGATCCGAATCTGCGCGCCGAGGTCGTCGCCGATGGCGACGATCCCGACACCCGGCTGCGGCGCTACATCCGTCTCATCAACGATTGCATCGCGGAGCGGTCGGCAGCGACGACGATCGGCATCCATATTTGCCGCGGCAATGCGCGCAGCACCTGGCTAGCGGAAGGAACGTATGAGGGGCTCGCCGACAGCTGCTTCGCGCTACTCGATGTCGACCGCTTCCTGCTCGAATATGACGACGAGCGCAGCGGTTCGTTCGCGCCGCTGCGCTTTATGCCGAAGGGCAAGCAGGTCGTGCTCGGCTTGGTCACGACCAAGCATGCGCAGCTTGAGGACAAGGATGCCCTGAAGCGGCGCCTGGACGAGGCTGGGAGGCTGATTGATCCGTCGCTCCTCGCGCTCAGCCCGCAATGCGGCTTTGCCAGCGTGGTCGAAGGCAATCTGATCACGGAGGTCGACCAACGCGCCAAGCTCGCGCTGGTGGTGCAGACGGCAAGGGAGTATTGGGGGGCCGCGTAGGGGGCCGGGGCGACGGCGGCCCTATTTCACCGGCCGCTTCTCGAGCTTTCTTGCCAGCGTCCTCCGGTGCATGCCGAGCCGCCGTGCCGCCTCCGAGATGTTGAAATCGGTCTCGATCAGCGTCTGGTGGATGCGTTCCCATTCCAGCGTCTTGATCGAGGTCGGCCGCACATCCAGCGCGACCTCGGCGTTGCCTTCGGCCTTGTGGAAGGCGGCCTCGATGTCGTCGGTGTTGGAGGGCTTTGCCAGATAGTGGCAGGCGCCCAGCTTGATGGCTTCGACGGCGGTCGAGATGCTGGCGAAGCCGGTCAGCACCACGATCAGCATGTCTTCGTCGTGGGTGTGCAGCAGCTCGACACAGGCAAGGCCCGAGGCGCCGCCGAGCTTGAGATCGACCACGGCGTAGCCAAAAGAGCGCTCCTCCAGGACTTTCCGGACCTCTTCGATCGAGGCGGCAAGCACGACTTCGTAGCCGCGGCGCTCGAACGAGCGCTTCAGCGTGCGCGCGAAACCTTCGTCGTCCTCGACGACGATGAGCGAACGGTCAGGCGTCAAAGCTACCTCCGATCGCGAGCGTTGCCAGCGGCAGCGTGAGACGGACCGTGGCGCCGCGCTTCCTGTGGTTTTCGGCGGTCACGCTGCCTCCCAACTTGCGCACCACGTTCACCACCAGGAACAGGCCGAGCCCGCCGCCGGCGCGGCCCTTGCTCGACTGGTAGGGTTTTCCGAGCTGCGCCAGCATCTCCGGCGCGAAGCCCGGGCCACGGTCGCTGATCGACAGTACGAGATTGTCGCCCTCGCGCTCGGCCAGCAGCTCGACCCAGTCGCGCGAGACCTCATAGGCGTTGTCGAGGACGTTGAAGATCACCTGCTTCAGCGCGACGTCGGACACGATCGCGACGTCCTCGCCAAACGTGTTGACGAAATAGAGCGTCCGCGCCGATCGCGCGTTGCGCCATTCCTCGACCAGTGCAGTGACGAAGGCCGTGACCGTCGTCGGCGACGAGCCTTCGCCGCGCGCTTCGCCCGCCGACACCAGAATGCCGGTCACGATGGATTTGCAGCGTTGCAGCGAGGTCTCCATCTCGGTGAGATCCTCGGCGAGCTCCCGATCGCCGGCGAGATCGGGCATGCGGCGCCAATCGCTCAGAATGACCGAAAGTGAGGCCAGCGGTGTGCCGAGCTCATGCGCCGCGCCGGAGGCGAGCAGGCCCATGCGGACGATGTGATCCTGTTCGGCGGCATGCTGACGCAGCGCCGCCAGATGCGCATCGCGCTCGCGCAGGTTCCTGTTGATGCGGGTCACGAACACCACCAGCAGCACGGCGTTCAGCGCGAAGCCGAGCAGCATGCCGGTGACGGTGAGCGTATAGGTCTCGCTCAGCGGATTCGGCGGCAGGTCGAGCGGCCGATAGGCCAGGGTCAGCCAGACAAAGCACGCACAGGTCAACGCCACCAGCGACCAGGTCGAGCGGGCATCGAGCAGCACGGCGCCGAGCGTCACCTGGAGCAGGAACAGCGAGGTGAAAGGATTGGTGGCGCCGCCGCTGAGGTAGAGCTGCGCAGTCAGAGCTGCGACATCGAGCATCAGCGCGACCAGCAGCTCATTGTTGGTGATCGCAGCGCGATGGCGCACCCAGACCAGGCTCGAGACATTCAGGAACACCAGCGCGCCGATCACCGCACCCATCCGCGTGATAGGCAGCGGAATGCCGAGCCAGAAATGCACGCCGCCGATGGTGACGATCTGGCCGACCACCGCGGTCCAGCGCAGCTGGATCAGCAGCGCCATGTTCTTGCGATTGGTCTCGTCGTCGGTCGGCGCCGCGCCGATCAGCTCGCTGCGCGCGTCCGCCTGCGATTGCAGCGTGACGGCGGGCTCGCCGTAGGTGTTCCCGTCATCAGGTCGGTTCGACGATCGTTCCAGCATCTGATCCCGTCCTGCGTGCGACAGCATCAGAGCCGCCGGCCGGTTCGTGGACGAAGCGCTTGCGGCGGAACAGCCCGCCGCCGAATGTGACGAAAAGTCGACCTGCCAGCATGAAAGCCAGGGCAAACCACGTCAGCGCGTAGATCAGGTGGTTATTGGGAAAGCGGACCACGGTCAATCCGCCGATCGGACCGTTGCCGGCTTGTGATCCGGCGTCGGCATCGATGAAGAAAGGGGCGACGCCGTCGAGGTCGCGTGCTGCCGCAATCGCGGCGACATCACGCGAATACCAGCGGCCGTGGACGGGGTCGTTGTTGCGGAGAAAGCCGCCTTTTGGCTCCGTCATCCGCAACAGGCCGGTGATTTCGACCCGGCCGTCCTGATTGCCGTCCCGGCGCATCGATGCATCGCGCCGTTCGGACGGCACAAAGCCGCGGTTGATCAAGACCAGCGTGCCGTCGCTGCGCTCGAGCGGCGTCAGCACCCAATAGCCGGGGCCTTCCTCGGTGACGGCCTGAACCAGCGTCTCGCGGTCATGCAGGAAGTGGCCGGTGACCGCGACGTGCCTGTATTCGTCGTTGGCGGCGGTGACCGTCGGCCATGACGCGGGCGAGGGGATCGGCCGGGCCGCCGCATGAACCCGCTGCTCGACGCGGTCGATCAGCGCCAGCTTCCAGGTGCGGCGTTCGACCTGCCAGAGGCCGAGGCCGATCAGGGTGGCGAAGGCGATGAGCGAGAGAACCGTGAGCGACAAAGAGGGACGCGCAGCCCTTATTAGGCTGCGCGTTTCGCGTCCGTCGGATCTCACGGGATCGCTCACTTCATGCCCGTCATCTCGTGGATCGGCATCATGTTGCTGTTGAGGTGGTTCATCACCCACAGCGAACCGGACAGTGCGATCGCCACCATGACGATGGTGAAGATCAACGCCATCATGCTCCAGCCGTTCTCGGACTTGGGGCTCATGTGCAGGAAGTAGATCATGTGCACGACGATCTGCACGGCTGCGAAAGCCATGATCACCAGCGCAGTGATCTGCTTGCTCGGCAGCGTGCCGCTCATCACCAGCCAGAACGGGATCGCGGTGAGCACCACCGAGAGCACGAAGCCGAGCATATAGGTCGAGAACGTGCCGTGGGCGTGACCATCACCGTGGTGATGATCGTCCGCGTGGGCGGCGTGGGTGTCGGTGTTCATCGCAGAACTCCCAGGAGATAGACGAAGGTGAAAACGCCGATCCAGACCACGTCGAGGAAGTGCCAGAACATCGACAGGCACATCAGGCGGCGGCGGTTGGCCTCGATCAGGCCGAACTTCCAGACCTGCACCATCAGGGTCACCAGCCAGATCAGGCCGCAGCTGACATGCAGGCCGTGGGTGCCGACCAGGGTGAAGAAGGCGGACAGAAAGGCGCTGCGCTGCGGCGTCGCGCCTTCATGGATCATGTGGGCGAATTCGGTGAGCTCGATGCCGATGAAGGCGGCGCCGAACAGGCCGGTGATCGCGAGCCACATCTGGGTCTGGCCGATCTTGTTCTGCTGCATCGTCAGCATCGCAAAACCATAGGTGATCGACGACAGCAGCAGCATCGTGGTGTTCACCGCGACCAGGTCGAGATCGAACAGATCCTTCGGCGCGGGCCCGGCGGCGTAGTTGGCGCCGAGCACGCCGAAGGCGGCGAACAGCATCGCGAAGATGAGACAATCGCTCATCAGATAGATCCAGAAGCCGAGCGAGGTGCTGTAGCCTTCGGGATGCGGGTGTTCGTCGGCGAGATAGAAGACCGGCTCGCCGGTCTGGGCGGGATTGACAGAGACCGTCATTTACTTGGCTCCGGCGAGCAGTTGGGTGCGTGCTTCCTCGGTCTCCACGACCTTGTTGGCCGGAATGTCGAAGTCGCGGTGATAGTTGAAGGTGTGGCCGATGCCGACGACGAGCATCGCGGCAAAGCTGACGGCAGCAAGCCACCAGATGTACCAGATCAGGCCGAATCCCATCGCGGTGGCGAAGCCGGCGAGGATGATGCCGGTGCCGGTGTTGCTCGGCATGTGGATCGGCTTGAATCCGGCGAGCGGACGCTGGTAGCCGCGCTTCTTCATGTCCCACCACGCGTCGTTGTCGTGAACGACGGGGGTGAAGGCGAAGTTGTAGTCCGGCGGCGGCGAGGAGGTCGCCCATTCCAGTGTGCGCGCATCCCAGGGATCGCCGGTGACGTCCTTGAGCTGCTCGCGCTTGAGGAAGGAGACTGCGAACTGCATCAGCATGCTGAGGATACCGATGAAGACGAAGACGGCACCGATCGCGGCGATGACGAACCAGATCTGCAAGGACGGATCGTCAAACACGCGGAGGCGGCGGGTCACGCCCATCAGGCCGAGCACGTAGAGCGGCATGAAAGCGAGGTAGAAGCCGGTGACCCAGAACCAGAACGACATCTTGCCCCAGAACGGATCGAGCTTGAAGCCGAACGCCTTCGGAAACCAGTAGTTGATGCCGGCGAACGCACCGAACACGACGCCACCGATGATCACGTTGTGGAAGTGCGCGATCAGGAACAGGCTGTTGTGCAGCACGAAGTCGGCCGGCGGCACCGCGAGCAGCACGCCGGTCATGCCGCCGATCACGAAGGTCAGCATGAAGGCGACGGTCCACAGCATCGGCAGCTCGAAGCGGATGCGGCCGCGATACATCGTGAACAGCCAGTTGAACATCTTCGCGCCCGTCGGGATCGAGATGATCATCGTGGTGATGCCGAAGAACGAGTTGACGCTGGCGCCCGAGCCCATCGTGAAGAAGTGGTGCAGCCAGACCAGGTACGACAGGATGGTGATGACCACCGTGGCGTAGACCATCGAGGTGTAGCCGAACAGCCGCTTGCCGGAGAAGGTCGATGTCACTTCCGAGAAGACGCCGAAGGCGGGGAGAACCAGGATGTAGACCTCGGGGTGGCCCCAGATCCAGATCAGGTTCACGTACATCATCGGGCTGCCGCCGAAATCGTTCGTGAAGAAGTTGGTGCCGACGTAACGGTCGAGCGAGAGCAGCGCGAGCACGACGGTCAGGACGGGGAAGGAAGCGACGATCAGGATGTTGGTGCAGAGCGAGGTCCAGGTGAACACCGGCATCCGCATCATGGTCATGCCGGGGCAGCGCAGCTTGACGATGGTGCAGATCAGGTTGATGCCCGATAAGGTCGTTCCGACGCCCGCGACCTGGAGCGCCCAGATGTAATAATCGACGCCGACATCGGGACTGTAGCCGATGTTCGACAGCGGCGGATAGGCCAGCCAGCCGGTGCGGGCGAATTCGCCGATGAACAGCGAGGCCATCACCAGCACCGCGCCGCCGACGGTCATCCAGAAAGAGAAATTGTTCAGAAACGGGAACGACACGTCGCGCGCGCCGATCTGGAGCGGCACGACATAGTTCATAAGGCCGGTGACGAACGGCATCGCCACGAAGAAGATCATGATCACGCCGT is part of the Bradyrhizobium commune genome and harbors:
- the cyoB gene encoding cytochrome o ubiquinol oxidase subunit I, whose protein sequence is MSPDLLKLIFGRLGIDSLPLHEPILVGTFVMVALGGITLFAGVTYFRLWGYLWREWFTTVDHKRIGIMYMILGIVMLLRGFADALMMRAQQALAFGGSEGFLPAHHYDQVFTAHGVIMIFFVAMPFVTGLMNYVVPLQIGARDVSFPFLNNFSFWMTVGGAVLVMASLFIGEFARTGWLAYPPLSNIGYSPDVGVDYYIWALQVAGVGTTLSGINLICTIVKLRCPGMTMMRMPVFTWTSLCTNILIVASFPVLTVVLALLSLDRYVGTNFFTNDFGGSPMMYVNLIWIWGHPEVYILVLPAFGVFSEVTSTFSGKRLFGYTSMVYATVVITILSYLVWLHHFFTMGSGASVNSFFGITTMIISIPTGAKMFNWLFTMYRGRIRFELPMLWTVAFMLTFVIGGMTGVLLAVPPADFVLHNSLFLIAHFHNVIIGGVVFGAFAGINYWFPKAFGFKLDPFWGKMSFWFWVTGFYLAFMPLYVLGLMGVTRRLRVFDDPSLQIWFVIAAIGAVFVFIGILSMLMQFAVSFLKREQLKDVTGDPWDARTLEWATSSPPPDYNFAFTPVVHDNDAWWDMKKRGYQRPLAGFKPIHMPSNTGTGIILAGFATAMGFGLIWYIWWLAAVSFAAMLVVGIGHTFNYHRDFDIPANKVVETEEARTQLLAGAK
- the cyoC gene encoding cytochrome o ubiquinol oxidase subunit III — translated: MTVSVNPAQTGEPVFYLADEHPHPEGYSTSLGFWIYLMSDCLIFAMLFAAFGVLGANYAAGPAPKDLFDLDLVAVNTTMLLLSSITYGFAMLTMQQNKIGQTQMWLAITGLFGAAFIGIELTEFAHMIHEGATPQRSAFLSAFFTLVGTHGLHVSCGLIWLVTLMVQVWKFGLIEANRRRLMCLSMFWHFLDVVWIGVFTFVYLLGVLR